A stretch of Cucumis sativus cultivar 9930 chromosome 2, Cucumber_9930_V3, whole genome shotgun sequence DNA encodes these proteins:
- the LOC101215624 gene encoding uncharacterized protein LOC101215624, which translates to MSDHITKSYQEGNGASTRPYHSVWLAHWSRSGCKSANGVCNNLSTSDESCEESSQAKKRPLLDGSVPVTITGKLDIGSGKVAGVSADNLSHESLTGRSKKRRKERLDSESLPMLNVSQHRGGKLAMNIEQATASQGGDLKFHTCSGSGHDTSSLDGKSRSLSLLAVVPERGNPNKEKMKSKDIKAPRQQHENSNELLTNNALNVSPLIEDGAMGSASSFIPYGMNNRFPFTTCEQSINKEPSSYLSSKTQVGNSNFHTYSTLFVQETKINQLLDSTEATNALSRQHMRTFLLHNPSSSNLDQPNPFPIQCDTRKSSSDTLPFQSQSNRAGTTLPEYLYHGGYSMQRLPFSVHDVETMRICSTVDSVGQALKGPPKFCQTTHRFMITKKTDVDLFEGQEFREVVASTNLKEKTCAHLSSSTNSGRHDQNNNELLQPSSTLYGENENFGNMRSATSLSNQSSSETDIMDMDEYQGNHLRGLDTSQANKGLRSSKSPLLSVSAASSDRKQIEDRLPKKRLLDINERPPNRSTSASLMDNEESSTSKTQTLDVEHLLPNAEQPRFSNSNAPPEDCSKREKDNEWVKRLRPCASESVHDTKSTKKEEDSSCDKANRLFSKMKCSSTSSDRSRGPLRGQEQLGQEQLTIAQATTIVKDSRSTNREMILSSPWIRRLCHDRPAPCARNLETTVVRKSQDSKPTLDQAFPSIAAMALMGKTVTGLPPCEFIRRGSSLVWNNEGI; encoded by the exons ATGTCTGATCATATCACAAAGTCATACCAAGAAGGGAATGGAGCGTCGACTCGACCCTACCATTCAGTTTGGTTGGCTCACTGGTCACGTTCAGGCTGCAAATCAGCAAATGGAGTTTGCAATAATTTATCAACCAGTGACGAGTCTTGTGAAGAAAGTTCTCAAGCTAAGAAGCGCCCTTTGCTAGATGGTTCAGTGCCAGTTACTATAACCGGAAAGCTTGACATTGGGTCTGGAAAAGTAGCAGGAGTAAGTGCAGATAATCTCAGCCATGAGAGTTTAACCGGGAGATCTAAGAAAAGGAGGAAAGAAAGGTTAGATTCCGAGTCCTTGCCTATGCTCAATGTTTCTCAGCATAGAGGGGGTAAACTGGCTATGAATATTGAACAGGCTACGGCTAGTCAAGgtggagatttgaaatttcacaCTTGTTCTGGCTCTGGGCACGATACTTCATCTCTGGATGGAAAGAGTCGATCACTATCACTGCTCGCAGTAGTTCCTGAAAGAGGTAATCCTAATAAGGAAAAGATGAAGTCCAAAGACATTAAAGCGCCTCGACAGCAACATGAGAATTCCAATGAACTTCTTACCAACAATGCTTTAAACGTTTCACCACTTATTGAAGATGGGGCTATGGGATCAGCTTCCAGTTTTATACCATATGGTATGAATAATAGATTTCCATTCACTACATGTGAACAAAGCATCAACAAGGAACCAAGTTCGTATTTGTCATCCAAAACACAGGTTGGAAATAGTAATTTCCACACTTACTCTACTCTTTTTGTACAAGAGACAAAAATCAACCAACTTCTGGATTCAACAGAAGCTACAAATGCACTGTCAAGGCAGCACATGAGAACGTTTTTACTGCATAATCCATCGTCAAGCAATCTTGACCAACCAAATCCATTCCCCATACAGTGTGATACTAGGAAAAGTAGTTCTGACACCTTACCTTTCCAAAGCCAGAGCAACCGTGCAGGCACGACCTTACCAGAATACTTATACCATGGAGGTTACTCAATGCAGAGACTCCCATTTTCTGTCCATGACGTGGAAACTATGAGAATATGTTCCACCGTGGACTCTGTTGGACAGGCGCTCAAGGGTCCTCCAAAGTTTTGTCAGACAACTCACCGTTTTATGATCACTAAAAAGACTGATGTTGACTTATTTGAAGGTCAGGAGTTTAGAGAGGTAGTGGCATCTACCaatctcaaagaaaaaacatgtgCACACCTTAGTTCATCCACTAATTCTGGCAGACACGATcagaataataatgaattgtTACAACCTTCTAGCACCCTCTatggagaaaatgaaaatttcggTAACATGAGAAGCGCGACTTCTTTGAGTAATCAATCATCATCTGAAACTGATATTATGGACATGGATGAATACCAAGGGAACCATTTGAGGG GTTTGGATACATCACAAGCAAATAAG GGATTGAGGAGTTCAAAATCACCATTGCTCTCTGTGAGTGCAGCTAGTTCAGatagaaaacaaattgaagATCGGCTTCCAAAGAAAAGATTACTTGATATAAATGAAAGGCCACCCAATCGTTCAACTTCTGCGAGCTTGATGGACAATGAGGAGTCAAGTACCTCCAAAACCCAAACTTTGGATGTAGAACACCTCCTTCCAAATGCTGAGCAGCCAAGATTTTCAAACTCCAATGCCCCTCCAGAGGACTGTTCTAAACGAGAGAAAGACAACGAGTGGGTTAAACGTCTTAGGCCATGTGCCTCAGAGTCTGTTCATGATACAAAGAGtacaaaaaaggaagaagactCTTCATGTGATAAAGCCAATCGACTCTTCAGTAAAATGAAATGCAGCTCAACCAGCTCTGACCGCTCTAGGGGTCCTCTCCGTGGACAAGAACAATTGGGACAAGAACAATTGACAATCGCTCAGGCAACAACTATAGTCAAGGATAGCAGATCCACTAATCGAGAAATGATACTCTCCAGTCCTTGGATTCGTCGATTATGTCATGATAGACCTGCGCCTTGTGCAAGAAATCTTGAAACCACAGTGGTTCGCAAATCACAGGATTCAAAACCAACATTAGATCAGGCGTTTCCCAGCATAGCTGCTATGGCATTGATGGGCAAGACGGTGACTGGGCTTCCGCCATGTGAGTTCATCAGAAGAGGATCTTCTTTAGTTTGGAATAACGAGGGAATTTGA
- the LOC101215388 gene encoding SNF1-related protein kinase regulatory subunit gamma-1, whose amino-acid sequence MFVKRESIIRGNYRCTFRWTRGQKMRRLHAFPLSFNSYKTNKWEKKKITEMAESNQTQCIAMDSATALQQYLDHIPVSSISGIKSSVVLEVKTGDFVKDAIRIMFQKNVASALIADVSTDGFPDRFIGFVHLSSLLLWCIQEIRKLENEIECIESEDTKETVCGILGFLEQNPHIGQTKVGELGKTFLWDPYFPVGMRDTLFHVLLMLSKHRLQAVPVVELSNSHVIGFITQSAVIHLLLESSGLEWFDGIADKVISDFRFDNEEHVLHVYGDQNIIEAFHILWNKQIGAVAVTDRGSKTLIGCLRKSDAYLLLEKEDLFQNRKRITVKEFIHMEPNKGRVDAKITVEGSQGALTLSGARSLINGKLPNMHTPVTNKRDDTLKQVMKTMVETNSSFSFLVNNLQQATGILTLRDMITQFAPPCMNSTIQGGSFFESALEQTGCQVRNGTIICNKTF is encoded by the exons ATGTTCGTAAAAAGAGAATCTATAATACGTGGCAATTATAGATGCACTTTTAGATGGACACGTGGACAAAAGATGCGGCGGCTCCACGCTTTCCCTCTTAGTTTTAACTCATATAAAACCAACAAatgggagaagaagaagatcacAGAAATGGCTGAATCAAATCAAACGCAATGCATCGCTATGGATTCCGCCACCGCATTACAACAATATCTTGATCACATCCCCGTCAGTTCCATCTCCGGCATCAAGTCCTCCGTCG TTTTGGAAGTCAAGACTGGGGACTTCGTTAAGGATGCAATACGAATAATGTTTCAGAAGAATGTGGCTTCTGCGCTCATCGCCGATGTCTCCACCGACGGTTTCCCTGATCGGTTTATTGGCTTTGTTCATCTCTCAAGCTTGCTTCTATGGTGTATTCAG GAGATTCGAAAATTGGAGAATGAAATTGAGTGTATTGAGTCCGAGGACACTAAAGAGACTGTTTGTGGGATTTTGGGGTTTCTTGAACAGAATCCACACATTGGCCAAACCaag GTGGGTGAGTTGGGAAAGACATTCTTGTGGGATCCTTATTTTCCTGTTGGGATGAGGGATACACTTTTCCATGTTCTTCTTATGCTTTCAAAGCATCGGTTACAAGCTGTTCCTGTGGTTGAGCTTTCCAATTCTCACGTTATTGGTTTCATTACACAG AGTGCAGTAATTCATTTGCTTCTGGAATCAAGTGGATTGGAGTGGTTCGATGGCATCGCGGACAAAGTTATATCAGACTTTCG GTTTGATAATGAAGAGCATGTTCTCCATGTCTATGGTGACCAAAACATTATAGAAGCTTTTCATATACTATGGAATAAACAAATTGGTGCAGTTGCTGTAACGGATAGAGGAAGTAAGACGCTTATTGGTTGTTTGAGGAAAAGTGACGCATATCTTCTCTTGGAGAAGGAAGATTTATTTCAGAACAGAAA AAGGATAACAGTGAAGGAGTTCATTCATATGGAACCAAATAAAGGACGAGTGGACGCTAAAATAACAGTCGAAGGGAGCCAAGGGGCACTTACCTTGTCCGGTGCGCGTTCTCTAATTAATGGCAAACTTCCAAATATGCACACCCCAGTGACGAACAAGAGAGATGACACACTGAAGCAAGTAATGAAAACTATGGTAGAGACAAATAGCAGTTTCAGCTTTCTTGTCAATAATTTGCAGCAAGCAACGGGGATACTTACTTTGCGAGATATGATAACTCAGTTTGCTCCTCCCTGTATGAATTCAACCATTCAAGGAGGTAGTTTTTTTGAATCTGCTCTGGAACAAACTGGGTGTCAGGTTAGAAATGGTACCATAATTTGTAACAAAACATTTTAG
- the LOC101208904 gene encoding glucose-1-phosphate adenylyltransferase large subunit 1, whose amino-acid sequence MAAMDSCFVSLKSDTQLMKGNWGGFDRCENRFFGEKVRGGFSENVWIRSLKSEKKALKLTPNVTYAVATPNVSKQPMTIQVPTVPKVKANPKNVASIILGGGAGTHLFPLTKRSATPAVPVGGCYRLIDIPMSNCINSGINKIFVLTQFNSASLNRHIARTYFGNGVTFGEGFVEVLAATQTSGESGMYWFQGTADAVRQFIWVFEDAKHRNVENILILAGDHMYRMDYMDFVQNHIDRKADISISCAAVDDSRASDYGLVKLDSRGRIIQFSEKPEGANLNAMRVDTTPFGLSREESLKSPYIASMGVYVFKTEVLLNLLKWRYPTSNDFGSEIIPAAIKEYNVQAFMFRDYWEDIGTIKTFYDANMALTEEFPKFEFYDPKTPFYTSPRFLPPTKIDRCQIVDAIISHGCFLRDCSVQHSIVGERSRLDYGVELKDTIMMGADNYQTELEITGLLAEGKVPVGIGRNSKIKKCIIDKNAKIGKDVIIMNKDGVQEAARPEQGFYIRSGITIIMEKATVGDGTVI is encoded by the exons ATGGCTGCGATGGATTCCTGCTTTGTGTCTTTGAAATCCGATACCCAATTGATGAAGGGTAATTGGGGAGGTTTTGATCGTTGTGAGAATAGATTTTTTGGTGAGAAAGTTAGAGGAGGTTTTAGTGAAAATGTTTGGATTAGGAGTTTGAAATCTGAGAAGAAAGCTTTGAAGCTTACCCCAAATGTTACTTATGCTGTGGCTACGCCTAATGTTTCAAAGCAGCCTATG ACCATTCAAGTTCCAACAGTTCCTAAAGTAAAAGCGAATCCCAAAAATGTTGCTTCAATCATATTGGGAGGGGGTGCTGGGACTCACCTGTTTCCCCTTACTAAAAGATCAGCAACACCCGCT GTTCCAGTTGGAGGATGCTATAGGCTTATAGATATTCCAATGAGCAACTGCATCAACAGTGggatcaacaaaatatttgtgcTTACACAGTTCAACTCTGCTTCTTTGAATCGTCATATCGCACGGACATACTTTGGAAATGGTGTCACTTTTGGAGAAGGATTTGTGGAG GTTCTTGCAGCTACACAAACATCTGGGGAATCTGGTATGTACTGGTTCCAAGGAACTGCAGATGCTGTGAGACAATTTATTTGGGTATTTGAG GATGCCAAGCACAGAAATGTTGAGAACATTCTAATTTTGGCAGGGGATCACATGTACAGAATGGACTATATGGACTTTGTTCAG AATCACATTGATCGCAAAGCTGATATTTCAATCTCGTGTGCAGCTGTGGATGACAG CCGCGCATCAGACTACGGATTGGTGAAATTAGATAGTAGAGGTCGAATTATCCAGTTTTCTGAAAAGCCAGAGGGTGCCAATTTGAATGCAATG CGAGTGGATACAACTCCATTTGGTCTGTCTCGGGAGGAGTCATTGAAGTCTCCTTACATTGCATCAATGGGagtttatgttttcaaaacagAGGTTTTACTAAACCTTTTGAAGTGGAGATATCCTACATCTAATGACTTCGGCTCTGAAATCATTCCTGCAGCTATAAAGGAATACAATGTCCAA GCATTTATGTTTAGAGATTATTGGGAGGACATTGGAACAATAAAGACTTTCTATGATGCAAACATGGCCCTCACGGAAGAG TTTCctaagtttgaattttatgacCCCAAGACACCGTTCTACACGTCTCCCCGGTTCTTACCGCCGACCAAGATCGACAGATGTCAG ATTGTCGATGCAATAATCTCACATGGATGCTTTTTGAGAGATTGTAGTGTCCAACATTCAATAGTCGGTGAACGGTCAAGATTAGACTACGGTGTTGAACTTAAG GATACAATAATGATGGGTGCAGACAATTACCAAACCGAACTTGAAATTACAGGTCTGCTAGCAGAGGGAAAAGTCCCTGTAGGGATTGGACGAAACTCGAAAATCAA GAAATGTATAATTGATAAGAATGCAAAAATCGGAAAGGATGTTATCATTATGAACAAAGAT GGCGTCCAAGAAGCAGCTAGGCCTGAACAGGGATTCTACATTCGGTCGGGAATCACCATTATAATGGAAAAGGCAACAGTCGGAGATGGCACCGTTATATGA
- the LOC101215143 gene encoding short-chain dehydrogenase ptmH isoform X1 translates to MDNTIVVLVTGCAKGGIGYEYCKAFAEHGCIVFATDVPHRAHQLFNESFSTIQTLELDVTSDESVEKAVQTIISKHGRIDILVNNAGIGSSGPLAELPLEAVRKTWEVNTLGQLRMVQQVVPHMASRGSGVIVNVGSVVGNVPTPWAGSYCASKATVHAMSHVLRLELRPFGIDVVLVMPGAIRSNFGSATVENVKSQEWKLYKKYKKSIEERANASQSGNSTDAGIFARDVVNKVLRKKPPKQIVSGHLSGLLSILSWLPLWVRDLYFSYRFNLNQKKYRAKTIARRRKFKTDVQKASILNHLLDNCST, encoded by the exons ATGGACAATACAATCGTAGTTCTAGTCACTGGATGCGCCAAAGGCGGCATTGGCTACGAATATTGCAAGGCATTTGCCGAACATGGCTGCATTGTCTTCGCCACTGACGTCCCTCACCGTGCCCACCAACTCTTCAACGAAAGTTTCTCCACAATCCAAACACTTGAACTCGATGTTACATCTGATGAAAGTGTAGAAAAAGCCGTACAGACCATAATTTCAAAGCACGGGCGTATTGATATCTTGGTAAACAATGCAGGGATTGGTAGCAGTGGTCCGCTTGCCGAGCTTCCGTTGGAGGCTGTAAGGAAGACTTGGGAAGTCAACACGCTTGGCCAGCTGAGAATGGTGCAGCAAGTTGTACCCCATATGGCATCTCGCGGCAGCGGAGTCATTGTAAATGTTGGTAGCGTTGTAGGAAATGTACCAACACCGTGGGCAGGGTCGTATTGTGCTAGTAAAGCAACTGTCCATGCTATGTCGCACGTGCTGCGGCTCGAGCTGAGGCCGTTTGGGATTGACGTAGTGTTGGTGATGCCTGGGGCAATAAGGTCGAATTTTGGGAGTGCTACAGTTGAGAATGTGAAAAGTCAAGAATGGAAACTTTacaagaaatataaaaaaagtatagaagAAAGGGCAAATGCATCACAGAGTGGGAACTCAACTGATGCAGGGATCTTTGCAAGAGATGTTGTGAACAAAGTGTTGAGGAAGAAACCACCAAAGCAAATTGTTTCTGGGCATTTGAGTGGTTTGTTGTCTATTCTTTCTTGGCTTCCACTTTGGGTTAGAGATCTTTACTTTTCTTATCGCTTCAACTTGAATCAAAAG AAATATAGGGCGAAAACAATAGCAAGGAGAAGGAAATTCAAAACAGATGTACAAAAAGCATCCATACTCAATCATCTACTCGATAATTGTTCGACATGA
- the LOC101215143 gene encoding short-chain dehydrogenase ptmH isoform X2 yields the protein MDNTIVVLVTGCAKGGIGYEYCKAFAEHGCIVFATDVPHRAHQLFNESFSTIQTLELDVTSDESVEKAVQTIISKHGRIDILVNNAGIGSSGPLAELPLEAVRKTWEVNTLGQLRMVQQVVPHMASRGSGVIVNVGSVVGNVPTPWAGSYCASKATVHAMSHVLRLELRPFGIDVVLVMPGAIRSNFGSATVENVKSQEWKLYKKYKKSIEERANASQSGNSTDAGIFARDVVNKVLRKKPPKQIVSGHLSGLLSILSWLPLWVRDLYFSYRFNLNQKVTFTKDD from the exons ATGGACAATACAATCGTAGTTCTAGTCACTGGATGCGCCAAAGGCGGCATTGGCTACGAATATTGCAAGGCATTTGCCGAACATGGCTGCATTGTCTTCGCCACTGACGTCCCTCACCGTGCCCACCAACTCTTCAACGAAAGTTTCTCCACAATCCAAACACTTGAACTCGATGTTACATCTGATGAAAGTGTAGAAAAAGCCGTACAGACCATAATTTCAAAGCACGGGCGTATTGATATCTTGGTAAACAATGCAGGGATTGGTAGCAGTGGTCCGCTTGCCGAGCTTCCGTTGGAGGCTGTAAGGAAGACTTGGGAAGTCAACACGCTTGGCCAGCTGAGAATGGTGCAGCAAGTTGTACCCCATATGGCATCTCGCGGCAGCGGAGTCATTGTAAATGTTGGTAGCGTTGTAGGAAATGTACCAACACCGTGGGCAGGGTCGTATTGTGCTAGTAAAGCAACTGTCCATGCTATGTCGCACGTGCTGCGGCTCGAGCTGAGGCCGTTTGGGATTGACGTAGTGTTGGTGATGCCTGGGGCAATAAGGTCGAATTTTGGGAGTGCTACAGTTGAGAATGTGAAAAGTCAAGAATGGAAACTTTacaagaaatataaaaaaagtatagaagAAAGGGCAAATGCATCACAGAGTGGGAACTCAACTGATGCAGGGATCTTTGCAAGAGATGTTGTGAACAAAGTGTTGAGGAAGAAACCACCAAAGCAAATTGTTTCTGGGCATTTGAGTGGTTTGTTGTCTATTCTTTCTTGGCTTCCACTTTGGGTTAGAGATCTTTACTTTTCTTATCGCTTCAACTTGAATCAAAAG GTAACATTCACAAAAGACGATTAA
- the LOC105434603 gene encoding uncharacterized protein LOC105434603, translating into MESVNFYDIRTEKANAILKYRQFRKIANLFRFIELCLILIVISRFSSHLPTALKNSTEYFRCLSVTLISPRFVFLIGNAIVITLFAKSGQFSAKDPSKKSLVADLYEEFIKNSEKNNQKSPRTEIKHIDESRRKASISVEKIVNNPKETRRYERSKSERMEVVPREKVDREMQRSETEKCKKMVELKEGRRNRSYLEDGMSNEEFRQTVEAFIARQQRLQREEELSEF; encoded by the coding sequence ATGGAGTCCGTCAATTTCTACGATATAAGAACAGAGAAAGCGAACGCGATTCTTAAGTATCGACAGTTTAGGAAAATCGCTAATCTGTTTCGATTCATCGAATTGTGTTTGATTCTCATCGTGATCTCGAGATTTTCCAGTCATTTGCCGACTGCTTTGAAAAATTCTACCGAGTATTTCCGATGCTTGTCCGTGACATTAATCAGTCCTCGTTTCGTGTTTTTGATCGGAAACGCTATAGTCATCACTCTTTTCGCTAAGTCTGGACAGTTCTCTGCCAAGGATCCGAGCAAGAAGAGTTTAGTTGCGGATCTTTACGAGGAGTTCATAAAAAACAGCGAGAAGAATAATCAGAAATCTCCACGCACTGAAATCAAGCATATCGACGAAAGCCGCAGAAAAGCTTCGATATCTGTCGAGAAGATCGTGAATAATCCTAAGGAAACAAGGCGATATGAGAGGAGTAAATCGGAGAGAATGGAGGTTGTACCGCGGGAGAAGGTGGATCGTGAAATGCAGCGATCGGAGACGGAGAAATGCAAGAAAATGGTGGAATtgaaggaaggaagaagaaataggTCGTATCTGGAAGATGGAATGAGCAACGAAGAGTTCCGGCAGACGGTGGAGGCGTTCATAGCGCGGCAGCAGAGGTTGCAAAGGGAGGAAGAGTTGAGTGAATTTTAG
- the LOC101208660 gene encoding bifunctional dihydrofolate reductase-thymidylate synthase gives MAADPLTSSNGIANVNSPPDPRRTYQVVVAATENLGIGKGGKLPWRLPSDIKFFKNITITTSDPGKRNAVLMGRKTWESLPAEHRPLPGRLNVVLTRSGSFDIATVENVIICGSITSALELLAASPYCLSIEKVFVIGGGEILREAMNAPECDAVHITEIETNVECDTFIPAVDKSIFQPWYSSFPVVEKNLRYSFNSYVRVRSSAEPPIDQNNGLVSHNKPDFSNFEAKFSFLPKEIFERHEEYLYLKLVQEIISDGIPKDDRTGTGTLSKFGCQMRYNLRKTFPLLTTKKVFWRGVVEELLWFISGSTNAKVLQEKGIHIWDGNASRDYLDSIGLREREEGDLGPVYGFQWRHFGARYTDMHADYTGQGFDQLLDVINKIKNNPDDRRIILSAWNPSDLQLMALPPCHMFSQFYVANGELSCQMYQRSADMGLGVPFNIASYALLTCMIAHVCGLARGDFIHVIGDAHVYRTHVRPLQEQLQKLPKPFPILKINPEKKDIDSFVADDFELTGYDPHVKIAMKMAV, from the exons ATGGCCGCTGATCCTTTGACAAGTTCTAACGGCATTGCTAATGTCAATTCACCACCTGATCCACGAAGGACTTATCAAGTTGTTGTAGCTGCTACTGAAAATTTGGGTATCGGTAAGGGTGGGAAATTACCATGGAGGCTGCCTTCTGATatcaagttttttaaaaacataaccATAACAACATCAGATCCTGGGAAAAGGAATGCAGTTCTAATGGGTCGTAAAACATGGGAGAGTCTTCCTGCTGAGCATCGACCACTACCTGGTCGCCTGAATGTTGTTCTGACTCGTTCTGGAAGTTTTGACATTGCGACTgttgaaaatgttataatatgCGGTAGTATAACGTCTGCTTTGGAATTATTAGCAGCTTCTCCTTACTGTTTGTCAATAGAGAAAGTGTTTGTTATAGGTGGTGGTGAAATATTAAG GGAAGCTATGAATGCCCCTGAATGTGATGCTGTCCACATTACTGAAATTGAGACAAATGTTGAATGTGACACCTTCATACCAGCTGTTGATAAGTCGATATTTCAACCATGGTACTCATCTTTTCCTGTGGTTGAAAAAAACTTGCGATATTCGTTTAATAGTTATGTTCGTGTGAGGAGCTCAGCTGAACCCCCCATTGATCAGAACAATGGTTTGGTCTCCCATAACAAGCCTGATTTTTCTAACTTTGAAGCTAAGTTCTCTTTCCTACCTAAGGAGATTTTTGAGAGGCATGAGGAGTATTTGTACCTAAAACTTGTTCAAGAAATCATCTCAGATGGTATTCCTAAGGATGATAGAACTGGAACAGGTACTTTGTCAAAATTTGGTTGCCAG ATGCGGTACAACTTGCGCAAAACTTTTCCACTGCTTACAACTAAG AAAGTATTTTGGCGAGGGGTGGTTGAAGAACTTCTTTGGTTCATTAGTGGTTCAACCAATGCGAAG GTTCTTCAGGAGAAAGGCATTCATATATGGGATGGCAACGCATCCAGAGATTACCTCGATAG TATTGGTCTAAGAGAAAGGGAGGAAGGCGACTTGGGACCTGTATATGGGTTCCAGTGGCGACACTTCGGTGCTAG GTATACGGACATGCATGCTGACTATACTGGTCAAGGATTTGATCAGTTGCTAGATGTTATTaacaagataaaaaataatcctGATGACCGGAGGATCATTCTTTCTGCATGGAATCCATCTGATCTCCAACTGATGGCACTTCCTCCTTGCCACATGTTCTCTCAG TTTTACGTTGCAAATGGGGAGTTATCATGTCAAATGTATCAGCGTTCTGCTGACATGGGCCTTGGTGTTCCATTTAATATTGCATCATACGCTCTTCTGACTTGCATGATTGCTCATGTTTGTG GTCTTGCTCGAGGCGACTTCATTCATGTGATTGGAGATGCTCATGTTTACCGTACTCATGTGAGGCCATTGCAGGAACAACTTCAGAAACTTCCCAAACCGTTCCCC ATTTTGAAGATAAATCCCGAGAAGAAGGATATTGATTCTTTTGTGGCAGATGATTTTGAACTAACTGGTTATGACCCTCATGTGAAGATAGCAATGAAAATGGCAGTATAG